The nucleotide sequence ATAGACAACTCAGTCAAACATGGTGTTCAACTTTCAGCATTCCGTAAGGAACGTATTGGAGGTGATTCTTATGGAATCTCATATTGGTAAGATAGCTGTGCTTCTTGTGAGGAATTTATATCTGTTGTTGAAAATCCGTATCTGTTGTTGAAAATCCACAAAATGATAGGAAACCCTTAAACatgacataggatataatggCTTTACAGAGGATATGGCCATGTCTAGAGATGGCTAGTGTTATAGAATTAATGTAGcccagtgggattaaggcttgggatTGTTGTAGAAAATCCACAATATTTTATATCGCAATACTGTTTTATGACTCTTCAGTTGTGTGGTATATGTTTATctgcttatatatattttgattgtaGGTATGAAGATGATCCTTCAATTGGTCATCGCTTGTACCGAGAAATTAGGAAAGTGGAGGTGAAGAAAGTAAAAGGAAAGAATGTACAGCCAATTCCTAATTCATCTTACCTTTGGGAAGCAGTTGCAACAAACTTGGATGAATTTCAAGATGTTTCAGTGAGTCATTTTAATGATTCTTTTGTATATACCTCAGTTATATATGTTGAAAGGCTGCAcacttagtttttttttttttttgccttcttTTACTCCCTTGTTAATGCGACTAAAGTTTCCGGGGGGGAAGTGGGGAAAGGGTAGGATTGGTTTTTAGCTGATAAAGTAAATGAGTGCAAAatctttgatttatttattttttgtataattgtttaTCCCAATTGAACTTATAAAATTTGTTAAGTGGTTATGTGGTCATGAATTGAGCAAACCTTGGACACTGCTCTATTCAgttgaaaagaagaaacaatGGAGGTTTCTTCTCTTTAGATCCTTTCTCTCTCAAGAAGGTCTGAATTTCATCCAGATTTCTCTGAAAATCTTGTCAAATATCATATCCATAGGTGTTGTAAACTATAGAGTAGCAGTAGTTGTTTCCTTGTAAAAGATGGCAAGCAATTGTGAAGTTGTTCCATTGTAACTGGAAAGCCATGGGATCAAGTTGTGAAAACAACCTCTTTTCATCGGAAGGGTAGGGCTGTGTACAAAAATGATCCTCTTATTTTTCTGTTATTACGTACTGGAGAGCATATTATCCTAATTAGAAGACGTAGGGAGTTCTCTGTAAAAACTATTCCTATTGAAACTATCATTTTCCTTCATCATTTTCTTATACTTGGTATTTAGCACTGATTGAAGTTATCTTTGCCTGCCTCTTCTCCTCACTTTAAATCAGTGATCTTCTGTTCACAGGAGAAACTTTTCTCAAGTAAAAATAGAACTGAGGTTTCAGTGGGGAAGAAGTTGAAGAATGACATGCTACCTGAGATTGAAAAGGTCCATAAGGTAGTCAAGCAATGGTTTCTTTATGAAATAGCACTAGCTCCACTATTcttaatttgaactttattttctAGATCTTTCTTGTTCCTCATTAATTATTCTCTTGCAGAAAGATGCTTTTGCATTGTATATctatttacatatattaatgTTATTAAGGCTCAAGTGTCTAAATTATCATTTGcacagaggagagagagattacTGAAGAAACAACAACGACAAGCTCTTCTACTTGATAATATGGTGATTATGGATGGGCTTGCTCCAGGACGCTCCCTGCGTGATAGAAAACATGTCACGTATACTTTTGGTGAGAACATGAAGTTGGCTCTGTCCTTTATCCCTACAATCTGTGATTTAACTTTATGCATCAAAATGAGTCTTGTTGGTTCTCATGATAATTAGTAAAATGTGGTTGAGTTCAGCAGATCTACTCCCCTATATCTGCTTTGAGTTTTAATCGGGAATTCTTGCAAAAATATAAGCACACTACGGTTCCGTTTAtttcaatgtaaaatattttacattgggaaatattttttatataaaatattacatttgaaattatttttcatcttttttttttttggtgtttagtttgtattttaaaagtaaaatttaccCTAAAATGCATACAAGCACTTGCTTGAAATTGTATGGGAACTATATACcttcaaaattatattctacatattgtttgaaaaaaatatttttagttacaaaatatttcatgcataagtatcaaaaatatttttatttatttttactaaatattttatgtaaaaaaagtCAAGACTAAACAATTTGACAATATTTTGTGTGTATgcgtaattttttatttggataGTAAGGTTTTATCTTTTGTCTCAAAGCTGAAAACGACTTGACAAATTTTGTTGGTAagttaatttttagattttgatgtaaaatgtttttatttaaaaaactctCAACCAAATACCAGAAAATAAGTAAACATTTTACCGTGAACATTTTACTTCAAAACAAACAGAGCCTAGGGTAATGGATCTTCTTGTGTatgtctcaaaaaaaaaatacacagcTTTCCCATCCCCTTGAATGTGGGAATTAGTTGCTGGGCCATTCCAGAACATGTGCTTTCTTTTATCAAACTGGTGATTGTTACATTTTTGCCATATGGCCTGGGTTTTTGTGTTTCACTGTTTTTTTTTCCCCTAGTGTTTCTTCAGACCTATAGGAAATAGGTGAATAATATGCAATCAACTTGTCACGTAACACATCCTTCCCTTCCTTTTGGTTAGGGCACATGTGCTTCTTTTTGGTTGAGATCTTACTttcaactttttatttttttggttaaattcATTAAACCATTTATTATTTAGCATTAATGTGATGGTTTCCTTGCCTCCATTGGGCAAGTTCTTCTGTAGGTCATGACTTCATGTGATGggaaaatatatgtaaaatactCTGTTGGCTACCGAAGTCAGAAGAATTATAGTTGCTTAGTTGTGCTTTTCTTGTGTATTTGGTTGCAAGTGCTGTTTAGCTTTGCCTCAATCTTGTTGAACTGCCTTTTAACCATAAATTTATGGTCCTACACAGTGGAAATATACACTATGTGGCATCATCATGGGTGAATGTTTTAATATactgattttatttaatgtgctttttttttttaatgtaatgtgAGGTTTGTATATCTTATTTGGTGTGTAATCGAATTGCAGATGATTATGACCGATCAATTGATGAGGCTATCAAGATAACCAAGTATGTATTTTGCTATTCAGAGAcaccatttgatattttacttgAGGATTACATGCTGCATACATTATGGAAAGAAATTTGCTTTCTTGGTGTTTGCTACCACTCATAGACCTTCTCTTACGTGTCTTATCTCAATCTTACATCAGGCAGAAACAGCCATCGCCAGAACCTACTGCTGGAAGAGTTGCTGCTGCAAAACCTGATCCTTCTACAAATGGTAGGTGGATTAGTCCTTCACGAACTCCTCTGCAAGCCACTTTGGATACTCGATCTCTGACATCATCAGATTATGATGAAATGGATGTGGACCGTAAACCTGAATCGTTGAATGCCAGGTAGTATTAACCTTCTTCCTACTCAATTTCCTGGTGCCACAATTCAACTATACACTTACTGATATCTTGTACAGTAACCGACGAAGACAAAGGCCTTGGCGATATTTGGAAAAAGAGTATTTTGAAGCAGTTTCAGAGATTGAGTCTGACTTTCATAGTGACGATGATATAGTTGGAGAGGTTGTATATGAGGAGGAATATTTGAGGCGGCAGAAACAAAGGAGGACAATGTCAAGCAGCTCTGGAGGAGATGAGGAGTATCATTTGGATGAAGAACACGcggaagacgaagaagaagaagaagaagaggatgatgctgattctttaaataTCAGTGAGGATAGTGATCAGCCCAAAAGATTTAAGAAACTTCCAGGCCGCACTAGGAGGGAAACTAAATTGAGGTCAATTAATGAGCTCCAGCCTGGTCTAAGGCGTAGTAAAAGGGCAACAAGAAACCGTATCAATTATAGACAGTATGAACTGTCAGAGTCCGAAGCGGAGTCAATGAAACCTGAGAGTACAAATGCCTCAGATGAACACACAGATACTGATCGTGCAGAATTTTCAACAGAAAGTCAGGAATCTGAAGGCAACAATGATAACCAGGATACGAAAGAAGTTGATCAGCCTGCAGAGGGGCTTCCGGAGACCACAGAGAAAGAGCAAAACCGAGCACCTGAGAAATCAAAAAGTccagatgatgatgaatttgCTGGTGTAAGAAAAAGACAATTTCTTGACCTAAATGAACTTGCTCCAGGTTCTGGTTTTGAAGATGGTCCCAACTCAACAGTGAATGATCAAGACCCGGATGACTTCTAATGCCTTTCTCTCCACAGGAAGCTTATAATGTTCTTGGGGGAAAGGTGGTTGTATGatacataatttataaaattttggtaTAAGTTGAGGAAGTTACATGTAGAGAGTCACTTCCATGGTGCAACTCTAGTAGCCACCCTAGTCCAGTGTCTGCATGGTTTCCGGGACGCTGAGAACATTATGTACATCGAGTAGtcgtcattttttttatatgccTACATCCGAAGGAGCCTAGGGCAAATGAATCGGAAAATTATCAAGGGTTGTTCTCTTACCCGTTTACTGTAAAATAACCTTTGAACTCATATTGTAGCCAAAAGTTCACTTTTTGATGCTCGAGCCCCATTGTTTTGTCCTCCATGGTCATGAAAATAGCCTGCTTCCAAGCATTTGGGTTGGTTGGATCTGTTAATAGTATGATCAAATTTTGTAAACTGATTTTGTTATTGTAGTTGCACCATCCTCCCTCAGAAGGTAACTAATATTCTTTCTTTGTGTAGATCCAGATATTTGTGCCCTTTTTGACTGACAATTGTGGGATTGGTTGCCATAATGAAACTGATGTTTGGGATGAATACCTTTTGACATAGTGCAGTTTCTACATGTGAATCAAGCCCATGTTTATGGTTGCCGTAATGAAACTGATGTTAGGTCACATTGGTTTTTAAGTTTCTTGCTCATCGTGCAGCAGGAAATCTTCCTTTTCTGGTTCCTTTATGTCTTGTCTGGATCTCTTGCCGTTTGTTGCTTCTTGGCTTTTTTTCAGCGCTGTTCCCTTTGTCACTACCTCAAGAGCTTTCAATTAAGGCTTTCTGCTACCTCAGCAGGTGTAAATCTTGATTTACTCTTTTTAACTGCTCAATTGATTCAAACACTGGATGTTCTTCTATCTGCAGGTATCTTTCTGAGGACCTTAAATCCCTCAAAGATACACCATGGAAGCTCCAAGTATGCTTCTCCGTCTGTTTGACCATAGGAATCAATTCGAAAGATCTTGCACCGTCTCTTGCGTCTCTGACACTATTGGCAGCACCTCGAACATTGCTGGATGCTCAAAAGTATGTGCTTCTGCATACTCTCCCTGTGGATTGGAGGTCTGTGAGTATGTCTACTGTTGCTGTAAGCTTCCTCTTACTGTTCTTTGCTTTGATTTGCTCTAGTTTTAAAAACATGATCATATAAAATAAGTTACATTTAATAGCAGCTAAacatatacaaacatctttttAATGCCCATGCCtttttattgtatatataaatacaaaatcaGTTTGAATCCATCTCCATGAAAGCCAGCATCTTCACCAAAATAACATCAGCCACGATTCCTAGTAAAGGGGTAGGTTGAAAAACTTGTTTGGAGGTTCTAGTGTGGGTTCGATTCTTGAGAGAAGCAGAATGCTTTCTTTTGGGAAAGGCTTTTAGGAGTGATATTAGTTGTGCTTAGGCCTATCATCTTGATCATTTGAGCACATTTCTCGATTTATCTCCTCAGTGTAGCTTTAGGGGCGGGGTGGCTGAGAATGCCAATAATGAAAcataatccaaaaaaaaaaataacatcagcCATGAGCCTACTATAGTTGTCCACTCATTCGGTGCCAAACCTACCCATCTGGTCATCACCTCTCACTTAAATATGCCCGTGACATGAGGCCACATAAAGAACAATATGTTCCCcgcacaataataataataataataataataatggctAATGCCTTTCACCTACATTTGAGGCTCTCTCCTTGTCCCGTCTTCCCACTCACTAGGTTTCCTCAGCAGTCAGCCCGACCCCACTGTCCTTTACTTTTCATGGACCATTCCATCTTTTGTGGCTGCTCACCATCAGCAACAAACAATTCTATTTTGGGCAATGACAATTCTGTTCTGTCAACTCCACGAGTTCTACTATGTATGATGATACAATCAATCACAATTTCAAGCCAACCCCCAAGAGTTATCTTGTGGATAAAAGATTATATtctaaacaatcaaaatttaaatctttttaaaaagaatcaaCACAATTTTTCATATGCTTACTTGACACGTATGAGTTCAcccaatatatatttaattattaatcgaGGGAAAATTAGTTTTTTCCCCAAATCATAATATGCAAGACACCAATCCATAGAAATCTCACCCAAATATCTTTCCCCGTGCCTATGCTTTTGAAGCATAAAATAGGGAGACAACACACAAATTCTAAGATGGAATGATAAAAGCCATTCTATTATGCTGCTATCATCATGTAAATTACAGAACAAGTAGTTCTACAGAAACGTTCCATTCACAAGTAACCCCCCTTGATTGTTACATAACCTGAAAGCAGAAAAGGTGAAAGGAGATATGGAGAAAAAATAATGAATGAATCTGGAAGGGCTGGATTAGCCCAGCATGTAGTTCAACCATCCCCAGAATATACACGGTACCTGACGCTATCCCTGCAAAATTTTTTGTTCCGGTTTGACACGTCAAAACTCGATCTCTGTCGCCATATACTCCGAAGAGATTTCTCAGTTAACCGAACGCCCGTTGTCATCTCATGTTGCAGCACTGAGGCTTTACTTGCAATTGCAGTTTGTTCCACATGCAGATCATCTGCCTCGGCGACTGGTAGTGCGCTGTGTAATAATCTTCAATGCACCCGAACTGGCAGAACTTCAAGCTGTGAACATACTCTACCGGTTGCGAGCTGTTGACAAACTGCTCCACCCACATCCCCATACTCACATCTTCCATCTTGAACAACTGCACAAGGTGAAACTACTAGTTTAATGATCATTGTAAACAACCCGTCACTACCTGCATGTTTCCTAATTTGCTTTCAtcgtgatatatatatatatattttaatttttggtgcGTGCTTGGTAAGATCGCTTCTTTGTGATCAAAGAGTTgcaggaaaaaaaaacacaagggGAAGACTCGTGCTGTCTTGCACTAGAGACTTCCTTTTTGGAGGGGGCAGGGGATTCAAAAGGATTGCAAAAGCAGGTAATTTGCAACATACCCTTAATCTATGTTTCTCGTACTCAGATACAATAAAGTTTGCAATGTCTGACGATACAATGTAGCCTGGGCCATTTGCATAAGGTGGATAATCTTCTTCTGGCCATTCCTGAAGCATCTCCAGAATAAGTGATATGAGACTAACATAGAAAATGGCTCTGTAGATAAACGAGTAACAGATAACAAACAAGAAGGGAGTAAACAACAGTAACGCTAAATTTTAGATGGTGTTGAGCGAAAATTATGAATCACCCAGAATTCTACTAAGCTAAAAAGTTTGAAACTGTTCATGGTTGGTAGTCTTGAGGTTTAACCACTCATGTTCTAGTGAAAATGTGAGTAGAACCACCAGTCGAAAAGTGATAATGATCTTCAAATTCCTTACAGAACTCAATATATTAGATTATCATGTATCCCGTGTAATCTCTCATACACCCTGTTATTCAAACAATATAACATACAATTATATAGGAAATAAATGTGTGGCTATACCTAAAAGGTTTAAGTCTTTTTCTAAACACCAAGTTCCTAGTCATCAAAGAGCTTGAGAATGTGTCCTAGCATAAAGTATAAGCGAAGCACTGCAGTAGATTTGCCTTTAAAGTAATGATATCTATCAAGAATCTAAATGCCTTGAGCTTAAAACATGTTGGTAATGGATACAAGTCAAAGCAACAAAAAGAAAGCAAGGGCAAAAATCATCAAACTATCAGAACCGCGGGTTTCGGTGTTACCTCGTACGTGACCGCCCATTTCCCAGTGCGAAGGGGCTTATGGTAGTAATTAATGTTTCCCACATAAAAGCTTTTACCATCAGGTACTTTCCCTACTTCATTTATAACCGCATCCACTCGGACAAATGTATCGTCGTCACACTTCATTATATACTTTGCAGACACTACCCGGGCCTGTAACCAAATATAGATATCATCGCATAGTTAGACTCCAGATGGATGTGCTGCATTACCTCCTTCACATAGAATGGCTTTCCAATACTTACCCCATATTCACAGATGGCAACAGTTTTCAGAACAACAAGATCATAGTTATCCATGTAAGGCACTATAACAATGTCGCCGAAAAACTCTGCTTCTTTCTTTAGCTCCACATCCACCTCTTTTCTTGAGTGCTGTTCAACATCagtttcatctcaaaattcttaaataaattagCATCAAAGTTGAACCACAGATGCCGTCAATGTTGTCACCTACCAGTGCTACGAAGAAACGGGCAACCGCGTTAGAAGACTTGACAAGCCTGTGCTGCATCCAAGACTTCCGCACGGCCATCCGCTCAGCAAAATGGTTACCTGCTGAAAGGATGCCAATGAACATTTCCACAGGCCCTTCAGGAAGGGGAGGTGCCTTCCACCTGCTGGACATCTCAAGATGCCTCTGAGGAGCAAAGCTCGGATGTGATGTTGGCAAGGATGCAGCAAATATGGAATGGAGGTCCACGTCACCGTTCAAGAATAGGCCGGTGGCATCCTCGAGAGAAAATCCCTGCGAACGCTAACAACCTTGCTTAGGATAAATTCAAATTGATCAAGAAATAATTTGGCTATGCATTCCACTCACAGTGCGATAAGGGAACGAGGTGACATGCCTTCCATCGACATTCACATGGTAGCCCTCCAAGCCTGCACTAAGAGTAAGGACAAACAGTTTGCCCTCTGCAAACGGGTATGGCCAATCAACGGTAACCTTCTTTGTTCGGCCAATTAGTCGGCTCAACCACCATGTTGACTTTGACTCCTCGGAGTGGTCGCCGTCGTCACGGATCCATTTCTCACACTTCACTTGACCATCAACTGCAGAGTATGAGTAAAAGAGACTAAATGAGCCACCAAATGGAATATCTATCTGCGTGACTAGTCGCGGAGATCGGTGATACCAACTTCTGTGTCACGAAGGGAACCCTCCAAACCACAATGGAACAGCAGAAAAACACAAAGATCAACAACTACGAAATAGAGGATAGATAAAAACAAAGAGTTTTCATCTCTGAAACTTCCTACGCGTCCTTCCTCAGATAACAAGTTTCACTCTAGAAGAGCAGTGGATTGCCTGTCTGTGGCTGTGGGACCTTGCTGATAgtgaaaattttatcaaaacagTTTCCAAGTTGTCAAAACAGTTTCCAGCCGCAACCCAAACAAACAAATTCCTTAAATTTCATTCAATTACCACTCCCCTCATCTCAACAAACATTAGTCCCCAATGCATGTTTTGCTCCTCGCTTTGCCTAGCGAGGGTTGAGTGAGAGTCAATTTTATATGAagccttacccttgctttaCAAAGAGGCCATTTCCATTACTTGAACACGCAAGGCACTCAAAAGGGAACAGCCCACATTCAAACCACTTCCCTAAATAATGATCATAACTTGAGTAATCAGCCCAATTCACAGATGCACCCCCCCCACAAAGCAATCAAATCAGATTGAACTAACAACTAACCAACTATAAAAACTTGTGAACCTAGCTATATGCAGTCTCTACAACTCAATCAAAGcaaactattttctcaattttcaatcaGAATCAGTAAAAACCAAGACCAAATCCTCACCAGTTTCTTCGTCAGCCCTCGATTTCCACCCTTCGCATCGCTGCGCCGTGCCCCACTGCATCCTGTAACAGGTGTTCTGCTCAATCACAGGCTTCCCACTCCAATCCCCCTTCAATCTGGGATTGAAATGCAGAACCCTCGGCGGGTCCTCTCCATCCACGGTCTTCAATCCCTGAAGCTCCAGTATGAACTGGGAAACCATCACAGATTGTCCATCTTTCAACATTGAAATCTTGGTTTCTTGCTCTTGATGAGCCTCTCTTGGCTTCCCCACTAAAGTTATGTGAGATCCCAGAGTTAGGCCGCATGGCAGAACCATGATCTGGCCCCGCTGAGTGAACTCGGCGCCGGAAAAGGACACCGAGTTGGGACACGACTCGGTCCGGCTCTCTCTGGCCGCCGTGGCTTCTTCCAGAGCTTTCCCCGATTCGAGGTCCACCCAGAGCTTCTTCCCCAATTCGAAGGCCTCCCTGGCGGATTTCTGAATCCCCAGAAACCCGTCTTGGCCGGCGTTATTCGGAGCGGAAGAATGGAAAGTCAAGCTCGATAAGGCCTTGAATTCTGAGGTTTTCGGAGCTCGGAGAGGGAAGTTCTTCGAGAGGCCGGATTGGGGCGTCTTTTCCGGCCGTTTCCTCCTTGCTCTGCATCGGAAGCGACCGGGAAACGGCGTCGGCGAAGAAGCCATTCTGTCCTTCTTGGGAAACGGCGCTGAACCCCGTTTTGAACACGAAGGGGACTTCGAGGAAAACCAGGAACATGTAAAGAAACCCCACGAACATCAGAATTTGGATCGACCTTTGCCGACCCAGCGACACGAACAAGTCCAGTTTCCCCCTCTTCATCGACTGTTCTCGGATACCGACCACCTGTTCGATGAAAAAACCGAAAAGAAATAACTTTCCAGAAACAAAAACCCAAGTCCCAATCCGAAGAGACCGATAGAGGGGAAGACgatacacagagagagagagctgttGCGAAGAAGagagacttctttctctttttctttgttcGTCTCTCGTAATCAAATCGAAGAAAAGGTCCCACTTTTAAACAGAATTGATTTTAGGCATAAACGCGAAAATCAGAATATTTTCCATTCCAAGTTTAATAGTATTAAACTCCAAACTGATTTGAAAGAAACCAAAATGTGAAATCATTCATTCAACCCACCATTATTGACACGGTTTTGCTACTGTTTTTTGTTCTGCCTTCGATATTCAATGCAGTTTCtgagtttaatttaattaatgggGGTGGGGGCACTCCAACTGGAAGCTTCTTTGGAAGCTCCTCCTCTTCTGTTTTGAAACAATTTCTTAATGTAACCGAATCATtcacatttaataataaaaaatttttaaGAGTCAGACACAGATACTTATGAAATGAGGggtaaaagattaaaatgtcatcgttcatattatattatattttttttaatataatatagataaaggtattttaattttttaattttcattctatAAGTTTGTTTGTCAACTTGTCTGGGTTTGTAAAATAATGTTTCTATAAAGTCGATAATGTTTCTTTAATAATAATGTTTCTGTATGTAACCGTTTGTGATGCCAATTTTAAAATGAGTTGAAATAATAATGGGAAATTGTATAATCATTTGACTTAAAAGGGCAAAATAATGGGAAATCTCTTCATTCAAATAGCTTTAAAGATAGTAGAAAAGAATATGGAGGTCGCTGACACAGAACCCACCCACCACCACCATAAAAGTTTTACCACATTGAAACAAAGTTTGTTAGTGATTGCCCCCATTACATAAGAATTCAATCATTCAAACAAGGAAAATCAATAACCCACAAATTATCTAActtttaaattatcttaaatttcAACACCTCAAACTTATCACATTCCAATAACCAAacaacattaataataataataataataataataaataaaactttaccattactattaaaattaaattaatttttcataatacaACTTTATAGTTGTGAGTCAtctaaattttctcctattatgTAGGGATAAGATCATAAGAATGGTTTAGATGACTTAACAcctaagaaaatgaaaaaaataaaaaaaattaattaaaaaaaaaagagagaaaagaggatGAGGGGGTCAAAGCGTGGTGAAATAATGAGATGAGATGAGTCATgatataatattacaaaaaaaaaatatatctgtATCTTTACAGagcattaataataaataaaattattattattattattattattattaataaaattaaattaatttcccATAATACAACTTTATAGTTACGAGTCATGTAAATTTTCTCCCATTACGTAAGGATAAGATggtaagaaaaatttaaatcacttaacacttggaaaaagaaaaaaataaataaagaaaagaggagGAAAGGATGAAACCGTGGGGGAATAATGAGACATAAAAGAAACATCTGTATCTTTGCTCTCGATGCTTTGTAAAGTTTATATCAATTTTAAACACACCAATCCATATGCCTCTTCGTGGGGGATCATTACCTGTGCTGCCACGCGTTATTTTATCACCACCACCCCCACAAACTcaacaaaaacaatatatatatatatatatatatgcctgcCTAGTTGGAGCTGAGAATAGTTTccttttttaatataaaataatttctattttaaaaattattcacttcaaaggtgtgtttgattgtaatGATAGAATTTAagtagaaaaaaatgaattctaaattattgaattatctagaattaaatttcagataaaatatcaattgaaggtgtttgattgatttaattgaattctaagaaattatctaaaaataaatcaaatatattatataaaatattttaaaaattaaatatataaacatatatatatacatacaactTGAAGATGTCATGGTTGCCGCCACTCTCGCTCGTCCTTTCTCTTGCTCAATCCGTCATCGTCACTACTTGCCGTTGCCGAGTTTCCCCTATTGCCATCACCATTGTCCCCTCGGCCACTGCCTCTCACTCGCCCTCTCGTTCGATCGCCTTCTCTCTTACTCATCCTTTCATTCaatcacttttctttttctttgcttatgtA is from Diospyros lotus cultivar Yz01 chromosome 2, ASM1463336v1, whole genome shotgun sequence and encodes:
- the LOC127795945 gene encoding LOW QUALITY PROTEIN: hydroxyproline O-galactosyltransferase GALT6-like (The sequence of the model RefSeq protein was modified relative to this genomic sequence to represent the inferred CDS: inserted 2 bases in 1 codon); this encodes MKRGKLDLFVSLGRQRSIQILMFVGFLYMFLVFLEVPFVFKTGFSAVSQEGQNGFFADAVSRSLPMQSKEETAGKDAPIRPLEELPSPSSENXSEFKALSSLTFHSSAPNNAGQDGFLGIQKSAREAFELGKKLWVDLESGKALEEATAARESRTESCPNSVSFSGAEFTQRGQIMVLPCGLTLGSHITLVGKPREAHQEQETKISMLKDGQSVMVSQFILELQGLKTVDGEDPPRVLHFNPRLKGDWSGKPVIEQNTCYRMQWGTAQRCEGWKSRADEETVDGQVKCEKWIRDDGDHSEESKSTWWLSRLIGRTKKVTVDWPYPFAEGKLFVLTLSAGLEGYHVNVDGRHVTSFPYRTGFSLEDATGLFLNGDVDLHSIFAASLPTSHPSFAPQRHLEMSSRWKAPPLPEGPVEMFIGILSAGNHFAERMAVRKSWMQHRLVKSSNAVARFFVALHSRKEVDVELKKEAEFFGDIVIVPYMDNYDLVVLKTVAICEYGARVVSAKYIMKCDDDTFVRVDAVINEVGKVPDGKSFYVGNINYYHKPLRTGKWAVTYEEWPEEDYPPYANGPGYIVSSDIANFIVSEYEKHRLRLFKMEDVSMGMWVEQFVNSSQPVEYVHSLKFCQFGCIEDYYTAHYQSPRQMICMWNKLQLQVKPQCCNMR
- the LOC127795732 gene encoding DDT domain-containing protein DDR4-like, producing MQSRDLRCDPAMSGEASPNPWNTHQAESETNGETQAKDNGVVRRERPSRASAARAAARLYAAAVSERKQKVKKERRKEKSPVQSPPPPTPQCKIVTPLVVEPPPSLLPRWSVRSMWQLASVLNFLNVFRSLLNIKVEFSAEEFETALISPNNTLAEIHIPLLKAIPPITRMALGHNTWITVLCRKLRDWWYWVAEGELPIVASQGAEVEAYNTLDPGVRVVILKALCDIRVEQEDIRNYIDNSVKHGVQLSAFRKERIGGDSYGISYWYEDDPSIGHRLYREIRKVEVKKVKGKNVQPIPNSSYLWEAVATNLDEFQDVSEKLFSSKNRTEVSVGKKLKNDMLPEIEKVHKRRERLLKKQQRQALLLDNMVIMDGLAPGRSLRDRKHVTYTFDDYDRSIDEAIKITKQKQPSPEPTAGRVAAAKPDPSTNGRWISPSRTPLQATLDTRSLTSSDYDEMDVDRKPESLNASNRRRQRPWRYLEKEYFEAVSEIESDFHSDDDIVGEVVYEEEYLRRQKQRRTMSSSSGGDEEYHLDEEHAEDEEEEEEEDDADSLNISEDSDQPKRFKKLPGRTRRETKLRSINELQPGLRRSKRATRNRINYRQYELSESEAESMKPESTNASDEHTDTDRAEFSTESQESEGNNDNQDTKEVDQPAEGLPETTEKEQNRAPEKSKSPDDDEFAGVRKRQFLDLNELAPGSGFEDGPNSTVNDQDPDDF